The Crassostrea angulata isolate pt1a10 chromosome 1, ASM2561291v2, whole genome shotgun sequence nucleotide sequence TTGCGgtcatactttatttttatcattaacaaaTGATATAATGTAAGTAATCGATAATGCCTCCGAGTTtccaacatatttttaataagccctgattaaattttgtttaaaaaggcactgaaatacactgtatattcaTAAGCACCAAACTGTAGTTTGAAATTGACAGATCTAAATATACTGTTGTTGCTCAACACTTgtcaaaatacataaatatcaagcaaacattacaagaaaatgaacaaaacaaatCTTAAGACAGGGTATGTAGCATTTagtgtatttgaaaaaaaattcttgcaaTGCTGATGCAAAACAACTATCCTACTCATTTGAACGACCCTCGTTTCAGGGCTTGGAGAATATAAGGACAAATACAAGGATGAGAGATCAACAATGACCTACGAAATTAACGGGAACAAGTGGAAGATTACTTACTTGTCGAGCATGTACCCTGACCAACCCATGGTTTATGACGTCGAAATCGGGAAACCATTCGATGGAAAGGGCCCCGATGGATCAGATGTCAAGGTCTGCATCATTCATGATATAATTGTGTAAATTTATAATGTTTAGCTGTGTAATATATTTAGTTGTATTAGCAGTAATCGCTAAATGGCATGCATGTATGTTTATAAATAGTAACATCTAATGACGCATTAAATCAAACATACCGCTTGTTTATAAGTTAATTTTCGCAATAAGTAGCACACGCTGTATCATATAGATACAAAGTAAAATAagtaacatgtatatatttaattatttatgagGTTTTGAAGTTAGTCTAAATTACTAGCTATTTACGACTATGTATTGGTAATGCCTAAAATTGAAATTGAGAAATAGTGTTTTCTTCCAAAACAAAATTGTACGGTCAAAAATTGTGTTTCAGACGACAATGACGGTCATTAGTGACAGCGAAGTAAAAGAAGACGAGAAGACCAATTTTGAAGACGGCAAAGATCGGTCTTTTGTCATTACACGAAAAGTTAATGGCGATGTCATGGACGTAGTAAGTATTATTATTTAGTAAGGGTGACTAATTAAAGTTACATCAGATAATTCAcgacttttatttctttaatctgTTTTCAGTTCGTCGAAGCTCCGTCCTACAATGCAAAGATGACAGGGAAAATGTACAGAAAGAAGTAGTGGACGTACAGTGTAACGTGACGTCAGTCGCCATGAGTTACGTGACGTCAGTAGCCTTGAATATGACTCTGAAATAAGCCAACAATAATGCAATCTTGATTTATATGATGACAAAAGACAAAGAAGATATAGCTAGTGTGTAAAGATTGCATGTTTTATGCAATGATAATTCAAGTATGTTTTGTTTCGTTTACTGTACAAGTGAAAAAATTGttgtgtaaaataaatttgtgACATGTAATGAATGTGTTGTaggtttttttaatctcaaaaaTTCGAAATCCTCCTTCACTGTACAATATAAAGCTATTAGAAAGtctttgtttaatttcttttccTGTCCTTTGTTAATTTTTAGTAAGGTTTGGTGAGACAGTACTGAAcagttttaataaaatcattcaaaacCAAAATGAACTTAAAATTATACATTTGCAATGCTGTGTAATCTGAATTCGTTTATTTCAAAATTCCTGTTACGACTTTTGAAGAGGGTAAAATCTAGTACAGTTTTAACTACGGGGGATTTAAATATCGAACACCTGAAAGCAATACTATATGTGTACTTTTCCCACATCCACAAACTTAATAGGAAATGTCAATAGCGCGCATTCagcaaaatattaacaaaactaAACCGCATGTGACCCACTTTCCCCCCTATATACAAGGTTGTTAATATACTATCTTGCCgtgcatgatatttttttttcaaacgtatctttgttttaaattatgagTTTACTGCTATccggtaaatttaaaaattaaaacatgacaTAACTGTAGATAGGCTTTATGTTGAAATAATTTGATTGCATGTTGACACAAATCTGTTGCGTACTAAGTGGTTTAGAATTACATATGTTAACATTTATTGTAGgttgcatttcaaaataaatataataaactaCAAGTACTTTCATGAATTCACAAACAAGATGCATTTTGCAAGAGTTATTTCATGCATGGTCAATAATTAAGCGTGTTTTTAATTAACTAGCTAATAACGGTCATTGCGAAAAGGCAAACCTTTTGCTGAAATATGGAAATAAGAGGATTATGTAATGCACCGTTTGTGCTTATCTAAAGAGGGGAAAAACTAGTACAGGTACCTGAGttggattttaaatttttccacACCGCTACAATCTAGACCTGTATAAGTAAAATATGCTTCTTTCTAAGGGTTATTGTACTCAGAGATTGGTTAAAATAACTACATTTATGAAGCGTTGCAGATACAGACAGGCCAATAAAACATCCTTTCCTTTTCGTTGTTCAAATGAAATGTCACAAGAAATCGTTAAAAGTAGTTGTGTCATACGACTTAGGATCGaattaataagaaataattttccCTTAATTTACATTGTAGTTGTTAGTTTAAACTCATCATaagttttatatacatgtatatatatatatatataaaaaacaacttaaagtttaataaacatgaaatttattttgtgaCTAGATGATCATTTCGTTGTTTGAATCGAAAAGTTTAACAATTAAATGCCGTATGTTGTCCAGACTAGGATTAAGAACATATTTTAACTAAGCGACGACTGGACAAATATGCTGGTCTCCACATTAACTTGTGCTAATTTTGTGAAGGCAAGCATATTTTTTTCGGACTTGGCATActttaaatatgataaaaaatggtgTTGGGCCATAAAAGCATTATTAGTCGTAAAAGTTTATGGTCTTGTGGCCAGTAGGAGATTTTCAATTCCCTTGTACATCGATCTGAACAAAATAATCAGGAAGGtgtaatatttatatcaaacacACAACCGTGTCTATGTAACAACATAGTCGACATGGCAACAGCGTATAGCACAGCGCCCTCCAGTGAGAttgagttgattttattgagtATTTCATAACACTATGGATTTTATGGTTGGAAATTAAATCTCTCtgatttataaaataacatttacatttgcaaagtCCTGCAATTTCCTGATGATTTATTATCGTCATTATTTTTGAcgtatgaaatatatctagaatgcctacggtctctaaaaaaaaaacaccgggCATTTAACAAGCTTTTGACCGCCtctttatagcgagcgcagcgaggcggcgcgaagcgccgctcgcgtagcgagctccatagacaacgtgtacgaacggaggaaattcgagttgaaatctgcacattgttcaaagaaaattttatgaggccacgtgaaaacgttctactatcccagtgatcctttcggtgcatagcaacatggtggaacagaAAGTGTTTCTACGTAAATTCTTACCTCTacatcgcatacatcattttcatttaacaataaaaaaaatccttctaaaaacattacagtaaacaacacataaacTTACGtaaaaaaactgaacttttgctgacatatgacgtcatttccttctccgaatttgtccgacaatttacgaaaactgtcaagcgcaaaagaatgttaactatgacgtcacaaagatctcgcgttttaatttcccgcgatacatttagaggtggatcaagcatatgAACTGGATcatgtaggaagtactcagtatcagtgttaacggtgactctttggctgattagttttgttttgatgatatttttttgcttagtaaatacacatgcaggttccatgctaaatttattgtcatattgatctaatcatatatgcatacgtcaggtaggtgacaaaaaattattaagaaagaaaagtctaatcattattagatctacgtgcagccacgtcattttgtaatgaatagataaatgaaaagaattaaactgttaaaatatctaccggtacatgtatttgttatatagttgcatatgtggtcaaataatattggatatcacacactaagaaaggggtgagggcacatgtctacaacgcttatatagcgtacaaaaattaaaaagatttaaaacaaaattaatgtcactgaggaaaataattaaaacacgggttacaacaaggaacaaaatgagaaataacaaacaaaatttatctttactgattttaatgatcattattaaaaggtaaagaaaagataaaacataattgtatctacataaaaaaaaacggcgttgtgtttatcaaaatattttaatacaatgtaagtctgtttaacattttattaatgctcagtggtagtttgtttaagtgtataagacTAGGAAGgggccattggaataaaagtttgataatttcgggttccttgcggtggtaaaagttttcgagacaaagccaaagttttttggttagggcaagtccacgggttgcatttaacaatgatgacagatgtgtggttccttctgcgctcgccccaattaacggtcacaccgtaaaacatattaatgatGTCAAAGttaatataggtaccgggagtacttttcccatgattaaatatagaatgtcaaaatattgttttaatttctacACAATTCCTTGCCGTAAAATACGGaaaaaagattcatcaaatcaataattacgtcataatggttctagcgcCAAAAAGACAGTCTGGAATCATTAACTTTTTAGATATTGaccttaaggtcaagatctagtaaatgattctagactgtctttttggtgctagaaccattatgacatcataattctttaaatttaaaggaataatgaagaaaataaaacaatattttgacattctatatttaatcaccgGAAAAATAAGTCCgttacctatattcaatttgacttcatttttaagaggaggacaagagcttgtttaatgtcGTTTTTGGAGAGGCTGTAGGCAATCTAGATGTATTTCATTggtcaaaaatgaacaaaactccgagatttgttacttttacccttcatatttcatagaaaatggttgtttaaaacatgatttttcactgtgtttaccaaatattttaactcttgtacaccctatgaaacaaagatattgttatgatgcatcattaaaagaatttatatcttaaatttcataaacctgtaggcacctttaaTTTACTAGATCTTGCCCTAGGCGCTTTCCATTAACGTTGCTCGCCGGCTTAATCGGCAACGGTTTATTGCGTTGCCAAAATCGCTCGCCGGCGACGCACGTTCCAGCATCCGGCGACGAATTAGGCAACACCGGCAAATCCGGCGATGCCGGTTATATGGAAAGCACACTTAAccttaggataaaataggatttttaaatggtataattcacatttgcagacaaggcaagaagtttttaaaaaatgtaaatataagcattaaaccATTATTTCTTCAAAGATAATTATAGTCTCATAGCTAACGCGCGTTTATCAATTGGTATGAACACACcactgcagttatgagactgtaacttaaaaatcaaaggccggaacggccacaaaggcgtcgagctgacattttcttttatatagaatatatatgatatcaataatttgaatttcttcaGGGCCAGTTCTCTACTATATAATtatagtcgtatatcaaataatactagAATAAGAAAGCAAATTAATTATGTTTTgtgttgctttaaaaaaaacataggtaatcacagattacaaagctcaccgagacgagacatcacccttatgagacttcacctttaagagaccacctttatcatattaaatgataatcatactttatgatcttggatattcatggattctgttttgacagtACCGTATATCatgtgttaaaaaattgtatgataatcatatgttcatttgttaaccaatacaataatataacattaaatattgcatcctatcatatttacaacatatatcatataatacaataaaataccataataaacaatgatgagatatgatattgtaacgtatgatatgacattgtattgtgttatacgttattgtatttgatcaaataatacaatatca carries:
- the LOC128187311 gene encoding uncharacterized protein LOC128187311; protein product: MAQFQGTWEDRELDPSALAFMDAIGLGEYKDKYKDERSTMTYEINGNKWKITYLSSMYPDQPMVYDVEIGKPFDGKGPDGSDVKTTMTVISDSEVKEDEKTNFEDGKDRSFVITRKVNGDVMDVFVEAPSYNAKMTGKMYRKK